In Nocardioides sp. WS12, the DNA window GGCCAAGACACTGCCGCCGGAGATCCGCGCAGCCCTGGACGACGTCTCCGGATCGGCCGCATGAGCAACACCCTGCTCCGTCCCGGGCTGATGCGCGGGCTGGGACGTGGGGTGGAGTGGGAGTTCGACCGGGTCGTCTTCGACCGCGACTTCTCCCGCAACGTGGTGGCGAAGTTGCTCGTCGAGCGCGCCGAACAAGGCGGCTGGGAGCTGGACCGCGTGCAGATCGGGCCGGACGGCAAGCGCCGGATCGTGCTGCGTCGCAAGATCATCCGGGCCGTGCGAACCGCCTAGATCTCGCCGAGGAACCGGTCCATCACGCGCGCACCGAACTCGAGCGCGTCGACCGGGACCCGTTCGTCGACCCCGTGAAACAGCGCGGTGAAGTCGAGGTCCTCGGGCAGCCGCAGCGGGGCGAACCCGTAGGAACGCATCCCGAGCTTGGTGAAGTGCTTGGCATCGGTGCCGCCGCTCATCAGGTACGGCGCCACGATCGCGCCGGGATCCTCAGCGAGCAGGCTCCTGGTCATGGCGTCGACCAGCGGGCCGTCGTACGGCATCTCCCAGGGGGGCTGCTTCGAGAGGTAGTCGATCTCGATGCCCTCGCCGGTCAGTTCGGCGAGGGTCGCGAAGAACTCGTCCTCGAACCCGGGCAGGAAGCGCCCGTCGACGTGGGCGGTCGCTTCGGTCGGGATGACGTTGACCTTGTAACCCGCGTCGAGCATGGTCGGGTTGGTCGAGTTCCGCAGGACGGCGCCGAGCATCCGGGCAGCGCCGCCGAATTCCTCGACGAGGGCTTGCGCGTTCTCGGGTGTGGCTTCCGTGCCGGCAATGTCGGCGACGGTGGCGAGCAAGGTCTTCATCGTCGGCGTGAGGCGCACGGGCCAGTCGTGGGCACCGATGCGGGCGACGGCGGCAGCGAGCCGGGTGACGGCGTTGTCGTGGTTGATCATCGAGCCGTGTCCGGCTCGGCCGCGGGCGGTGAGCCGCATCCACGCCATGCCCTTCTCAGCGGCCTCGATCAGGTAGAGCCGCTGGCCCCGGACCGTGGTGCTGAAGCCACCGACCTCGCCGACGGCTTCGGTGCAGCCCTCGAACCACTCGCGGTGGTCACGGATCAGGACTTCAGCGCCCTGATGGCCGCCGGCTTCCTCATCGGCGGTGAAGCAGAGAACGACGGGGCGTTCGGGCACGCGGCCGGAGAGTTGGCGGGCCCGGACCACGGACAGCAGCATCGCGTCGAAGTCCTTCATGTCGACGGCGCCGCGGCCCCAGACGTACCCATCCTGCACCTCGCCGCTGAACGGGTGGATCTGCCAGTCCTCGGCAGCCGCGGGTACGACGTCGAGGTGGCCGTGCAGCAGGAGCGCATCGGTTCGCCCATTGGTCGAGCCTGTCCCGCCCCAGCGTGCCACGACGTTGGCTCGCCCGGGCGCCGTTTCGATGACCTCCGCAGCGATCCCGACCTCGTCGAGCAACCCGGCGACGTACTCCGCCGCCTTGCGCTCCCCCGGCCCCTCGTCGGTGCCGTAGTTCGAGGTGTCGATCCGGATCAGCTCACGACACAACGCGACGACCTCTCCGGTCACGGAGAGGTCGTCGGGTGCCACATCAGCCATGCGGCCATCGTTGCACGGTCAGTAGATCGTGGCCCGGATCGCCTGCGGGCCGGTACCAGCCGCGCCGATCGTGTAGGTGACACCGGTGGTGGTCGCTGCCGCGTAGGGCCCGGTGTAGATCCCGATGCT includes these proteins:
- a CDS encoding DUF5703 family protein — its product is MEWEFDRVVFDRDFSRNVVAKLLVERAEQGGWELDRVQIGPDGKRRIVLRRKIIRAVRTA
- a CDS encoding M20/M25/M40 family metallo-hydrolase; amino-acid sequence: MADVAPDDLSVTGEVVALCRELIRIDTSNYGTDEGPGERKAAEYVAGLLDEVGIAAEVIETAPGRANVVARWGGTGSTNGRTDALLLHGHLDVVPAAAEDWQIHPFSGEVQDGYVWGRGAVDMKDFDAMLLSVVRARQLSGRVPERPVVLCFTADEEAGGHQGAEVLIRDHREWFEGCTEAVGEVGGFSTTVRGQRLYLIEAAEKGMAWMRLTARGRAGHGSMINHDNAVTRLAAAVARIGAHDWPVRLTPTMKTLLATVADIAGTEATPENAQALVEEFGGAARMLGAVLRNSTNPTMLDAGYKVNVIPTEATAHVDGRFLPGFEDEFFATLAELTGEGIEIDYLSKQPPWEMPYDGPLVDAMTRSLLAEDPGAIVAPYLMSGGTDAKHFTKLGMRSYGFAPLRLPEDLDFTALFHGVDERVPVDALEFGARVMDRFLGEI